The Etheostoma spectabile isolate EspeVRDwgs_2016 chromosome 4, UIUC_Espe_1.0, whole genome shotgun sequence sequence tagtgttgaccttaaaaaaaaagggacaaacattgaaaaaagttaaaaacactgattaaaatgtgtcaacaaaagtgctgattttcaattttgaaacaacacaacacaagggttaaatagttTTGTTCATACATTTAATTATTGGGTGTAATATGTCCAAGCTGTCTGGTTTTACAGATCAGCAGGCAGCATGGGTGAGGCACCGGTCACAGAAGATACAGTGACTCGATCCGCAGAGGTAACTCTAGAAAAACTTTCCATTTAAATGAGTGTATTTGTATGCGTGTTTGTGTACTACCTGAGCTTGTGTCTTTACTGTAAAGTATGTGGGCTCATTTCCCGTGGATGACTGCTGCTTGGATGACCAGATAGAGCAACTGCACACTCAACTGAGCTCCCTTAAAGTAAGTCCTGATCCCTGTGCCCTGTACCTGTGCCTGTTTAATGATAATACAATATATCTAATGCGGTGGTTGTCTTCAATCAGACATGCAAAAGAAGGAGACCTGTATCCCTAAAATTCTCCATCAAAGGTGTGAAAATGTATGACGAGGATGAAACGGTATGAAAACATTATGCATACACATACAGCTTGGCCTGTAGAgtgtttaaatgtaattaaagaagaaaagatgCATTCCTTGTGTCACCGTCCCTGTCTTCAGACGCTCCTGATGGCTCACGCTTTGCGTCGAGTCTCCCTGTCCACCGCGCGGCCCAGTGACGCCCAGTTTGCCTTCGTCTCCCACAACCCCGGCAGCACCGATGCCCAGCTGTACTGCCACGTCTTTCGAGCCAGGCATGCCAGAGCGGTAAGACATGATCAGTGTCATTAATCACAACAAAGGTGCTTCTCATGCTTTGGATCTATTATTTATAGAGAGTTCCTTTTTTTTAGTACAAATGTGAAACATGGCTATTTAATATCTGGGATTTTGGCatcatcatttcattttcatcattgggggggggggggggggggggggggggtgggggggcagtagTTCAGTCTGTaggggttgggaaccggaaggtcgctggttcaagtccccatacggaccaaagtatggtggtggactggtagctggaaagGTGCCAgatcacctcctgggcactaccagggtgctcttgagcaaggcaccaaacccccaactgctcggggcgcctttccatgtcaggcccccccccccccccactctgacatctcttcatttagtgcatgtgtgagtactgagcatgtgtggtAGTTCCGGCCTTTGTAATAACAACAAAGTGTaatcttgagcaaggcaccgtaccccccacacccccccccccctccattgctcactctgacatctctccatttgtgcatgtataggtcctgagcacgtgtgtgtatttcaggcctgtgtgtagtgattagttacaaaacagagtgtaaattgaaatttctcccctggggatcaataaacgtataaattaaaataattaaaatgattgtTTCAGAGTTTATAAAGCCATTTTTTGAGTTAAGTTTTCTGTCCTCGTTCTCCCCTGTAGGCCCAGTTCCTAAACCTGCTGCTTTGCCGCTGTTTCCAGCTGTCTTACTTGGAGAAGCACCCAGAGGAGGCCCCGAAGGACTCTGTTGGCTCGATGCCCCGTCGCAACCCCTCCTTGCTTAACCACGGGTTCCCCCTCAGTGTCAGTGCCCTGGTGTCCTTCAGGAGAGCCCCTTTTCAGGGGTTGTTGCCAGGGACTAAGGTTTGTACTCGAACGCCTTCTTGCGTTCACTCCTACGACATAGTATTTTAATTTAACGCCTCTCATCCTCTTCCCCCGAAGAATCACAAGTCTTCCAAAGACCTGCACAGCAGCCATGATGAAGTCGCCCCCACGTCCTCCCCCTCCCTGGTGCGCAAGGAAGCCATCCGCAACAAAGCGCTGCGTTCAGGGGCGTTCCGCTCCTTTACTTTCACGCCGCACAAACAGCGCAGCGTTCAGGAGCGGCTGAGTGCGTCACAAGGTGCGCCGAGTGTTCACAGAGTGATTTCAAGAGTCAAAGAGCTGATTAGGTAACGCACACCCCTCCGTTTTTAGGTGATGGGCAACCGCTCACTGTCTGTCGTGGTGTCAGAAGGTGGTATTTGGTAATGAATTGGTCTGGTCTCACGTGGGTTATAGTGGACATATATGGCCTTAAGGTTCTCACTGATGTTAATTTGACTTCAACACATTGAAGCACAAgcttagtttttttatttggtccATCTCAGTCCTTTTACGCTTTAAACATAACATTTCCTTCACTAAATTGGGATTACATTGAATGTTTTACCATGCAAATATGGCTGGAATATGTCCACTTTTGAACCTCTCGGGTCCTGGGTCCAAATTAGTCATTTCTCGTCTTATGTGTGAATCAGAAAAGGACAGAGACAAGCCGCCGGGGAAGAGGTCCCGCGCTCCGAGCTTGGCCGAAACAGAAGAAGCACTCGCTCAAGCCGTGTGGTGTTGGGCTGGTATCGCAACGTGAGTGGCACTTTATCTGTACCTTACTTTTTGTAgagtttccttgtttgtttgttttttctaactGCGTATCTTCTGGTATTTCAGTGAGAGCAGCTTTTCCTTGCTTGCAGACGACGTTTTGGGATCATACCTCCTGTGCACGCATCCCAAAAAACCCAAATGTGACTCTCTCGTCATCCGCTTCCCCTCGGGCCTGAACACCTACCTCATCAAACACACAAGTAAAGGGAAATTAGTGCTTGAGGTAATTgtgcttgtgcgtgtgcgtgcgtgcgtttgtgtgtgtgggtgtgtgtgtgtgtgcgtgcgcgtgtgtgtgtgtgcgtgcgcgtgtgtgtgtgtgtgtgcgtgcgcgtgcgtgcgcgtgttgtgctgcgtgtgtgtgtgtgtgcgcgtgtgtgtgcgtgttagcACTTCCTCATCTTCtgtcatatatactgtataaataatgGTCGGAAGTTGATATTAAGAGTGGCTATAGTTTAAAATAATGTGGTAAAGTAATCCCTGTGAGCAAAAACCGCCGGTTCTGAATACTCAAACTGACAAcaaatgtatatgtaaataaatatatagtacACAAAACTGTAATAGTCTCAGAACTACAGTGGACTGACTTAATACTTTTTTTACTCAAACTTTAAGAAATTTTCAACCTCTGTAGCATCAGTGTTATGTTCAAGAAAGGTTAACGTACAGTACATAATGATTAACAAACAGTGTGTGCAGTAATATTTGCTTAGATTTGTAGTGTAAACCAAATCACAAGCTGTAAACTGAATTACAGAGGAAATACTTCAATCCccagaaatgtatcttttgatTCTTTCACACTAGTTGTTTACATGTGCACTGCATGCAAAATCCCAAAAACTGAGCACTTAGCCAACCATTTTCACTCTAAAACGCCACTGAAACCAGAAAGAATCATTTTTGGCATTCAGATTCTGTGTAACCCAAGTTGTGACTTGtaattttcttctgtttcttttttttttttttgaaatcttTGTGGCAGAAATGCAAGACTGAATTCAGTTCCATAGTCGAACTGATCGAACACTACACAGAGAGTTGGGATGAGCTGCCCTGTCTGCTGAGCTGTGCCCGGGTGAACCACTGTTACGAGTGGGAGGAAGACCCCAGCAAGCACCAGGCTGTACAGGCACACAAAAGCCTGAACAAAGCCCACGTTAAAAGTACCCCCAGAAAGGACTGGGTCTAACCCCTGACACTGGAACTTGTGGACTGCCAACCTCAGAATAAgtgtcaactttctttttattttgcacATATATCCTATACACATCACCTTTAACTCCTaattggtgtttttgtttttgggagGCTTCACACGCTGTATAACACAATGCACCTAGAACGGTTTTGGCACTTAATGTAAAGTATACAAGTCATTTGATCAAAGGGTACTTATTTGTAAAAGTGGAGTATTTTGTGCTTGCTGCTTTTTATNNNNNNNNNNgtttttttttttttttttaatataatcttttaaaaacacttttaattgTGCCTTGAAGGCATCCGaggaattgtgttttttaagatGTGAAAGTTGCCAAATTGAAACTGGAGTGAAATTGATCACACAGATTGCACCTGATGACAGTcgtgctttttttcttcttcttgcatTGTACagataatgatatatatatttgattattCCTTGAATTTTAATGTAGTTTACATGTTTATCTTTATGTGTTTAGACATTAGACTCAATGGTACGGAAGCAGTAATCCAATACACCAAATATGGTCTATAGGCTATCCTGACTCCGATGTGTATCAGTGCACTTATATAATGGCCAGTAGAAAGAGTTGTGTTcaaatgttgtgtgtttttaaagtttttgtgtGCAGTCACAGTTTCTGGTCATGTTTTGCATTCAGTTTAATATACCTTGCACACTGATTTTTAGTGTTATGAAATTACTTCTTTATCATAAGATTGTGTGTGATCTTCTAATCTTGGGGGGGGCATTGCAATTTAAGTAACTAATTTGAGTACTTGGTACCATCTTTTCCACATAGGCCAACAAACAATGTTCATATTTTTCACAGCTGTTTTGAGATTAAACCACATGTGTTCTCTGTTTTTAACCAAgaacctttttttgttgtttctgcaTAGCACAACCTCACCTGCAGTTTTggcattaagatattaattACTGCTGGGAATTATTAGGCAACTCATACTGTAGGCCTACGCAGTAAAAACTCCACATTGATTGGGATTGCTTGGTGtgtgcaaatatatatatttacagattTTTAAACTGATTGGATTAGGCTATACATTTAGATAGGTGTTAATTCCACCCCATCTATATCAATGGGGTTAGGCTAAATAACATGAGTGCCATAATAGTTTTacagcaccacaaactacaTCCTCCAAATTGATCATGAAGTCAAAccgttaaaaaaaacctgaccaTTTACCTTTTATGAATATAGGAATATTGCGAAACTGTTGTGTGTAATTGCTAGTCTAACTAATAAACTGGCATCTGAGTGTATCTGgggaaatatattttaaaaacgtaaTCTATTTTAAACctatttaatttcattaatcTGTTAAGGATTTCCTCCCTGCTGTAAACTCTTATAGGATGTAACATTTATTcctctgaagaaaaaaaaataccgtCCAgtgtgttagcttagcttagttttGCTAAACAGcttttatgtaaaaagaaaacaaatgggaCTCTTtataaaatttataaaaagtagCCAAGTTAGTTTTCTTTCATGGAAAACATGATTTTGTAGTAATATGTAATGATATTATGTTTAGTGTTCTTGCACTCTGTTCTCTTAAAACATCTATGACTCGCTCCTCACCAAAATGGCCGCTGGTCTGGagttatgaaggtaaatatggtgcaaaatgtgagTGTGTAGCTGTGATTTGAGCACTTTATTAGAGagcttataaaaaaaattcagttggactgttaaaaagtgttaagtgttaagataattaaaaggtatttacagtatttagaagcgggctggctgctagcgtTAGTTAGCTAAGCTAACGCTAGTTATTTATCCGAGTCGGGACTAGAAAGTCAGACGTTGCCTAGCTACACGCCCCTTTTCCTCGGATTTCCGAGCTCAGAACTCGGACAGCCCTTGTGGACACCGAGCAAGAATTCCGACATCTGAGGTCCGAGTCGGATCATTGAGGATAATAGAACGCAGCATAAGTCCACAGATACAAATTAGTTTGCACTAAATGTATCACAAGAAGTGTCGCAAAACGTCGATGTGCGCAGACTCGACGCTGTGGTTGGAATCACTGAGTTGtagttgtactggaaaagtaactgaagtgaaaaaaagtaCAGCTTTTTTTCAAGCTCTCAagtcatattctacaagtgctcacatcgcatctacgtGCTCTCACATTTAGCTTTCATATTTACCTTTTTATAGAGTCGTTCCATTCCTCTACCTCAACGGCTGTTTATGGTTGCCTAGCGACTTCAAAACGCCGTGGGAAGAAGAGACCTGCAACCATAGACATGCTATGCCTGCAACTATAGCTACAGCTTAGCTAGCTTACCTGACGAGAACACTCCACTTTCCAGTAGACAAGTAGAATTTCAGTCTACTATGAGTATTTTCGTAACTTGTTTGGAACTTTCAAGTCGTCATTTTTTCTCAGAGGACTTGGCTACACCGGGACGTTGTGAACTGTAgccgctagctaacgttagtcgGCACTGCAGAGCACTGCTACTCAGCTTTATGATGTATTTAAGCAGAATTTAACATTTTCCTTGCTTTTGTCTGTTATCTGTTGTACAAGCCAACTCGTGTGGAGTGAATGTTGAGACATGGGGTCAGAGTCAGTGAAGGTGGTGGTCAGGTGCAGGCCCCTGAATGACAGGGAGAAGGCTCTGGGCTCTAAGATGGTGCTTTCAATGGACCTGCAACGGTGCCAGTGCTTCCTGGTGAAGACTGGGGCAGTGGATGAGCCCCCCAAACAGTTCACCTTTGATGGGACCTACTTCATTGATCAAACCACTGAGCTGATGTACAATGAGATCGCCTATCCTTTGGTTGAGgtaagcttttttttgtttccagtaACAATGCACAGCAACAGTCTTGAGATCCGGGCCTCACAAAAGTAGCACACTGGTCACTGGACACCCTCAGTCCATCAGCAGTAGCCTAGGCCTATATATTATTGCTAATGACCTCATTATTTACTTAAGAGTCTACTGTCAGTCTCTTACAAAGGTCAGCAGAGTGTTGatccttttaacccttgtgttgtcctctgtcTGTTTTAATGTTACCTGTTTATGAAACCAAGTATAAATTATCACCCAATTCTGCATCATTTCTTCTTAGCCAACTTCATTCCAACTTACCAttagttttacactttttgttGGAATACAATGGTCAACACACTTCATTTATGTGAAATTACACCTCATttctgagttaaaaaaaacagaagttatGAATTATTATGACTAATTGTTAAGATCAGAAGATGTGgagtggataatcacagacagttatactgtatgtccaaTTTTTTAGAACCTTTTATGTTATATTTGGGcgttttggttgaaagaaacccatatttatttatgaaatttgacccaaggacaacacaagggttaagaagctTCATGCAAAAGCTCATTTATTTgccatattttattttacagggTGTCACTGAGGGATACAACGGCACAATCTTTGCCTATGGACAGACTGGAAGTGGAAAGTCTTTCACCATGCAGGGAGTACATGAACCTGCAGCCCAGAGGGGGGTCATTCCACGAGCCTTTGAGCACATCTTTGAGAGTATTCAGGTAGGTTGGGCAAACTGCTAATTGGTGCAACATATCCCACTTATGAATTTGGGGGATTTCATGCAAAAAGTGCAAAAGTCTTCCCCATTCCAGTGTGTAGCTGTAACTTCTTTTTTCTATATGGGCAATATGCTTTCTTCAGTCTGATGCTTCTAGTCTCTGCCCAGGCTTGTCTTCTGAGTTTTGTGTGCTCTGAGAgaataattatttgtttttgtctgtgtgcaagCTAGTGTGCCGAAAATACAAAATTCCTGGTGAGGGCCTCCTACTTGGAGATTTACAATGAAGAGATCCGAGACCTTTTGGGAAATGACACTAAACAGAGATTGGAGGTAAGTCTCGTCTTGAAGCACTGTGTTGTTGCACAACAAATCAGGCTACACTGTGTAACATTAGAAGCCAGAaggattattgtttttttctaagtACAGTCATTATGGAACTTGCTCAGACTATTCTCTCAAAGTGAGCACCAGCTTATgttttgtgcatatggttggcATGGTGAGTCAAAAGCACAGTACTTACACGATTCCTTGAAAGGTCAAGGTGTTTGAACAAGGTGACAGatttagattgtgtgtgtgtgtgcatgtgtgtgtttttgtgtggttgATGAATGCTTAGCTGAAAGAGCACCCAGAGCGTGGGGTGTATGTGCGGGACCTCTCCATGCACACTGTGCACAGTGTGGAGGAGTGTGAGAGAATTGTAGAGCGAGGCTGGGGGAACCGGGCAGTGGGCTACACGCTGATGAACAAGGACTCCTCCCGCTCACACTCCATCTTCACCATCCATTTGGAGATCTGCAACACAGGTGAACACACAATGATACAATACTTGTAACATGTTGCGACATATCTACAATAATGTGACATAGAGGTATTTATATTTGCATAAACATGTGCTTGTAGGAACATGTGGTTCTATCACACCTCAAAACATCACCAGCTGATTAACATCAAAGAGTTATTCTACTTTCTAATGTCATCATGCTGTTATGCTTAGGGTTTCAAGTTTTCTTTTTATCCTAGCGTGCCAttgttcttttttgtgcacCCACGCACTTTCCACTGAACTTATATTTTCATTGAATGCTTAGTCTGTTCGTAATATGTTGCTTTCAAAAAATGTGGACTATGAAAGACacaatcattttaaataattgaatgAACTGAAAGTTAGCCAGTTAGCTAACgtgtttgtgaaaaaaaagaaaaaagaaatgtgccTCATGGCTCTAATTTGCCACTTTGGGTAGAGAAATTGCCATTCCAGTCTCTACTAGGATGAATGTTTCCTTGTACAAGTGCAAAAAGGCTAAACAATATATTAGTCAACTCAGGTCTTTTTATTTGgtctttttatttatagagcacattCAAAAGCAACATAAGTGCTTTCCAAATCCAATGAATAatcatgaataaatgaataattgcATGAAAATCAATCATTATGGCTGAAagtataaaaacacaatagGCATATTGCATAGACACAAAAGAGTAATAAAAAGAGTGTGACTTGCTATGTCTGCAAAAAGTCGTAGTGACTCCCTTTGTCACCCCACATCCACCAGATGCAGCTGGCCAGGATCACCTACGGGCTGGTAAACTCAACCTGGTTGACCTGGCGGGAAGCGAGCGTCAGTCAAAAACCGGTGCTACAGGTGAGCGCCTCCGCGAGGCCACCAAGATCAACCTCTCCCTCTCGGCCCTGGGGAACGTCATCTCCGCCCTGGTGGACGGACGCTCCAAACACATCCCCTACCGGGACTCCAAGCTGACCAGACTGCTGCAGGACTCTCTGGGAGGAAACATGCGCACCTTGATGATCGCCTGTCTCTCCCCCGCCGACAACAACTATGAGGAAAGCCTCAGCACAATGCGCTACGCCAACCGGGCCAAGAGCATCCAGAACAGGCCCCGTATCAATGAGGACCCAAAGGATGCTCTGCTCCGAGAGTATCAGGAGGAGATCAAGAAGTTGCGGACCCTCATCTCAGGCCAGCTTGGCACTGCTAACCTTGCGTGTATGTGTTATATTTTGTGActagctttttaaaaataattgaaacaattatatttaaaaattgtCTAATGGTTTACATGCAGATTCTGAGAGATATTTCATTTGCTTGTGTAATGATTTGTATTATGTGTCTTCCTACGTGCCTGTTTATCATGCAGCTCTGCTGGCTGGTCAGTTGTCTGAGGCGTCTCCTGCTGTTCCTTCAAGGCCACCATCCAGCACCACTGAAGCAGAGAAGGAGAAGATTAAAGAGGCAACTTCAGGCTGTTCCCACACCAATATATCACTTCACATCTCTACATGCTTTGTCTAAGAACCAGGTGATTTATAGGACTGTATTCTGCTCTCGCCACAGGAGTACGAAGAGAGGCTGGCCAAGTTGCAGGCTGAGTACAATGCAGAGCAGGAATCCAAAGCAAAGCTGCAGGAGGACATCACTGCCCTGCGTTCCTCCTATGAATCCAAGCTGTCTAATCTGGAAAAGGCTCGAGCCAGCAGGGGGAGCTCTGTCCCAAAGAATGATAACAGAAAATCATCTGGCGCCACCAAAGAACAATGTAACTAGTTTACACATTTGTTCTGTTAGTCTGTTAAAAAACACTAGTTAATCAGCACGTCTGACAAAAAAGTGAACACAAGCAAAGTTGTATGTATATTATTGCATTGTTAACCGAGAGTTCTTGTTATTGTGTCCAAAGCCCTGTATACTGACACTGCTTTGGATTGTCTTGCTTGTTCAGTGAGCTCTAGCTGTAAGATGACAGGGCTTTCTGAGGAACAGCTCTGCAACAACACAGATCCCATGTGCCGCATTACATCTGGAGAAACTTCCCTGGCCAAGGTACTGTTCACTAGCACCTTCCACCATTACCACTAAGCATGTTATAGTTCCTAAACGAGGTATCAACCACTTCAGAAAAGAACTGCATGCATGGAAATGCAATTATGGATTGTTAGAAACTTATCGGGTATTGTTTCCTTGTGTTGGTGAGCCAGCCTGATGAACCTGGTGCTGCAATCGGTGCCCCAAAAGGTCCAGATGAAGACAGGCTCATAGCCTCGCCTGACATCCCTGCTGGGCCTGTGGACCAGCAACACGTCCTGGAAAGGTTTGTGACTAGGGCTGctcaaaatagatttttttatatatcgTCGTTGCGATATCAACTGCTGCactaaacaaaaagctgcaacATATTGTGAaagattttttgtgttagttaaaTATCAGTAGATAACTACACTTTACAATAGATTTTTTGTCATGCCTTTTACATTCAactcaatgttcaatttgttcaataaaatgaaaggaaataaaataaatcagttgttctaaattcaacaagcaatttgttgtatttttacagaatactgaaagcagcagaaatacaGAGCTGAGTATACTTAATATCAACGTATTTATTTATCCTAAGTTATATGTTTATCGCAATATTCAATGTTATTGCATCCTCATAGTATGCAGCCCTATTTGTGAGACCACATTTGTACCAAGCATCAGCACTGCTTGAACAGGTCTTTCTTCATCATATCTTGTCAACAACTTCTTGTGAACACACTGATTGAAGATAACATTTTAGCTATAAATCATCTAGGCCAATATATCAGTTGAGAT is a genomic window containing:
- the sh2d5 gene encoding SH2 domain-containing protein 5 isoform X1 — translated: MGEAPVTEDTVTRSAEYVGSFPVDDCCLDDQIEQLHTQLSSLKTCKRRRPVSLKFSIKGVKMYDEDETTLLMAHALRRVSLSTARPSDAQFAFVSHNPGSTDAQLYCHVFRARHARAAQFLNLLLCRCFQLSYLEKHPEEAPKDSVGSMPRRNPSLLNHGFPLSVSALVSFRRAPFQGLLPGTKKNHKSSKDLHSSHDEVAPTSSPSLVRKEAIRNKALRSGAFRSFTFTPHKQRSVQERLSASQEKDRDKPPGKRSRAPSLAETEEALAQAVWCWAGIATESSFSLLADDVLGSYLLCTHPKKPKCDSLVIRFPSGLNTYLIKHTSKGKLVLEKCKTEFSSIVELIEHYTESWDELPCLLSCARVNHCYEWEEDPSKHQAVQAHKSLNKAHVKSTPRKDWV
- the sh2d5 gene encoding SH2 domain-containing protein 5 isoform X3, which translates into the protein MYDEDETTLLMAHALRRVSLSTARPSDAQFAFVSHNPGSTDAQLYCHVFRARHARAAQFLNLLLCRCFQLSYLEKHPEEAPKDSVGSMPRRNPSLLNHGFPLSVSALVSFRRAPFQGLLPGTKKNHKSSKDLHSSHDEVAPTSSPSLVRKEAIRNKALRSGAFRSFTFTPHKQRSVQERLSASQEKDRDKPPGKRSRAPSLAETEEALAQAVWCWAGIATESSFSLLADDVLGSYLLCTHPKKPKCDSLVIRFPSGLNTYLIKHTSKGKLVLEKCKTEFSSIVELIEHYTESWDELPCLLSCARVNHCYEWEEDPSKHQAVQAHKSLNKAHVKSTPRKDWV
- the kif17 gene encoding kinesin-like protein KIF17 isoform X1, producing the protein MGSESVKVVVRCRPLNDREKALGSKMVLSMDLQRCQCFLVKTGAVDEPPKQFTFDGTYFIDQTTELMYNEIAYPLVEGVTEGYNGTIFAYGQTGSGKSFTMQGVHEPAAQRGVIPRAFEHIFESIQCAENTKFLVRASYLEIYNEEIRDLLGNDTKQRLELKEHPERGVYVRDLSMHTVHSVEECERIVERGWGNRAVGYTLMNKDSSRSHSIFTIHLEICNTDAAGQDHLRAGKLNLVDLAGSERQSKTGATGERLREATKINLSLSALGNVISALVDGRSKHIPYRDSKLTRLLQDSLGGNMRTLMIACLSPADNNYEESLSTMRYANRAKSIQNRPRINEDPKDALLREYQEEIKKLRTLISGQLGTANLASLLAGQLSEASPAVPSRPPSSTTEAEKEKIKEEYEERLAKLQAEYNAEQESKAKLQEDITALRSSYESKLSNLEKARASRGSSVPKNDNRKSSGATKEQLSSSCKMTGLSEEQLCNNTDPMCRITSGETSLAKPDEPGAAIGAPKGPDEDRLIASPDIPAGPVDQQHVLERLQQLEQEVVGGEQARNKELRQRQRQRKNLADQRVQLICTLSENSEDSENVLLNVYNSIQEEVHAKSQMLDKVQGKLKAAKLEIRDLQAEFEVERDDYLATIRRLERDRLLLHSLLERTVSLVRRDCNYSNLDRLKKESVWDEDSASWRLPDVMVQKTTLPSAVTPKTSAGRGSAADTGEPFMQVEEDRYKEMLDRSDSENIASSYFKSKRASQLLGCEATKGHSIHSPPVVNGAAHHTVTCSTMNPLVSSDSVLPRPFRLESLGVPVSNGKVRRKKSKSHIHNEGI
- the sh2d5 gene encoding SH2 domain-containing protein 5 isoform X2 gives rise to the protein MGEAPVTEDTVTRSAEYVGSFPVDDCCLDDQIEQLHTQLSSLKTCKRRRPVSLKFSIKGVKMYDEDETTLLMAHALRRVSLSTARPSDAQFAFVSHNPGSTDAQLYCHVFRARHARAAQFLNLLLCRCFQLSYLEKHPEEAPKDSVGSMPRRNPSLLNHGFPLSVSALVSFRRAPFQGLLPGTKNHKSSKDLHSSHDEVAPTSSPSLVRKEAIRNKALRSGAFRSFTFTPHKQRSVQERLSASQEKDRDKPPGKRSRAPSLAETEEALAQAVWCWAGIATESSFSLLADDVLGSYLLCTHPKKPKCDSLVIRFPSGLNTYLIKHTSKGKLVLEKCKTEFSSIVELIEHYTESWDELPCLLSCARVNHCYEWEEDPSKHQAVQAHKSLNKAHVKSTPRKDWV
- the kif17 gene encoding kinesin-like protein KIF17 isoform X2 → MGSESVKVVVRCRPLNDREKALGSKMVLSMDLQRCQCFLVKTGAVDEPPKQFTFDGTYFIDQTTELMYNEIAYPLVEGVTEGYNGTIFAYGQTGSGKSFTMQGVHEPAAQRGVIPRAFEHIFESIQCAENTKFLVRASYLEIYNEEIRDLLGNDTKQRLELKEHPERGVYVRDLSMHTVHSVEECERIVERGWGNRAVGYTLMNKDSSRSHSIFTIHLEICNTDAAGQDHLRAGKLNLVDLAGSERQSKTGATGERLREATKINLSLSALGNVISALVDGRSKHIPYRDSKLTRLLQDSLGGNMRTLMIACLSPADNNYEESLSTMRYANRAKSIQNRPRINEDPKDALLREYQEEIKKLRTLISGQLGTANLASLLAGQLSEASPAVPSRPPSSTTEAEKEKIKEEYEERLAKLQAEYNAEQESKAKLQEDITALRSSYESKLSNLEKARASRGSSVPKNDNRKSSGATKEQLSSSCKMTGLSEEQLCNNTDPMCRITSGETSLAKPDEPGAAIGAPKGPDEDRLIASPDIPAGPVDQQHVLERLQQLEQEVVGGEQARNKELRQRQRQRKNLADQRVQLICTLSENSEDSENVLLNVYNSIQEEVHAKSQMLDKVQGKLKAAKLEIRDLQAEFEVERDDYLATIRRLERDRLLLHSLLERTVSLVRRDCNYSNLDRLKKESVWDEDSASWRLPDVMVQKTTLPSAVTPKTSAGRGSAADTGEPFMVEEDRYKEMLDRSDSENIASSYFKSKRASQLLGCEATKGHSIHSPPVVNGAAHHTVTCSTMNPLVSSDSVLPRPFRLESLGVPVSNGKVRRKKSKSHIHNEGI